The Paracoccus sp. MA DNA segment ATGGACAGACTTTGGGGGCAGGCGCGTGAAGAACTTCAGAAGATCGTCGGAGCGGACAGTTTCTCCACCTGGATCGAGCCCCTGCGCCTGACCGGCGTCGCGGACGGCACCGCCACCATCGCCTGCCCGACCCGCTTCCTGTCCGACTGGGTCTCGCGCCATTACAGCGACGATATCCTCAAGGTGCTGGACCGCATGGGCGGCCCCGTGCAGCGCCTGAGCTTCGAGACCCGCAGCCAGACCGCCCGCCAGGCCGCCGCGCCCGCCGTCAAGCGCCCCGCCGCCCCGCGCCCCTCGGGCGAAGAGGACCTGGCCGCGCCGCTGGACAGCCGTTTCACCTTCGAGAATTTCGTGGTCGGCAAGCCCAACGAGCTGGCCCATGCCGCCGCCCGCCGGGTGGCCGAGGGCGGGCCGGTGACCTTCAACCCGCTGTTTCTCTATGGCGGCGTCGGCCTGGGCAAGACCCACCTGATGCATGCCATCGCCCGCGAGATCCAGATGCGCCAGCCCGAGGCGCGGGTGCTCTATCTCTCGGCCGAACAGTTCATGTATCGCTTCGTCCAGGCGCTGCGCGACCGCACGGTGATGGATTTCAAGGAACTGTTCCGCACCGTCTCGGTGCTGATGGTCGATGACGTGCAGTTCATCGCCGGCAAGGAATCCACGCAGGAGGAATTCTTCCACACCTTCAACACGCTGGTCGATCAGGGCAAGCAGATCGTCATCTCGGCCGACCGCGCGCCGGGCGAGATCAAGGACATGGAGGAGCGCATCAAGTCCCGCCTGCAATGCGGGCTGGTGGTGGACCTGCACCCGACCGATTACGAGCTGCGCCTGGGCATCCTGCAAAGCAAGACCGACAGCTTCCGCGTGCAATATCCCGGGCTGCTGATCGCGCCGGGCGTGCTGGAATTCCTGGCGCATCGCATCACCTCGAATGTCCGGGTGCTGGAAGGCGCGTTGCAGCGGCTCTTCGCCTTCGCCAGCCTGATGGGCCGCGAGATCACGCTGGACATGACCCAGGAATGCCTGGCCGACATCCTGCGCGCCAACGACCGCAAGGTTTCCATCGAGGAGATCCAGCGCAAGGTGGCCGAGCATTACAACATCCGCCTGGCCGACATGATCGGGCCCAAGCGCGTGCGCACCGTCGCCCGGCCGCGGCAGATCGCCATGTATCTGTCCAAGCAGATGACCTCGCGCAGCCTGCCCGAGATCGGGCGGCGTTTCGGCGGCCGCGACCACACCACCATCATGCATGGGGTGAAGAAGATCGAGGAGCTGCGCAGCGCCGACCGCGGCCTGGCGGAAGACATCGACCTGCTGCGCCGCCTTCTGGAAGCCTGAACGCATGCGCTTGACCTTGCGCGGGAATGTGCCAAATTGGCGCCCCGCGCCAGACCGGCATGAGACCAGAAGGACATGAGGGTGGACCTATGAAATTTTCGATTGAACGCGCCGATCTGGTCAAGGCCGTTTCCCAGGCCCAGTCCGTCGTCGAACGCCGCAACACCATTCCGATCCTGGCCAATGTGCTGATCGAGGCCACGCCCGAAGGCGTCAGCTTCCGCGCCACCGACCTGGATACCGAGATCGTGGACCGCGCGCATGCGCAGGTCGAGCGGCCCGGCGCCACCACCGTCTCGGCCGGGATGCTCAACGACATCGCCCGCAAGCTGCCGGACGGCGCGCTGGTGCAGCTCAGCCTCGACGCTGCCTCGCAGCGGCTGTCGGTGCAGGCCGGGCGTTCGAATTTCAGCCTGGCGACACTGCCGCGCGAGGATTTTCCGGTCATGTCCTCGTCGGAATATTCGGCGAATTTCTCGGCCCCCGCCGCGGTGCTGCGCCGGCTGTTCGACAAGTCGAAATTCGCCATCTCGAACGAGGAGACCCGCTATTACCTGAACGGCGTCTACATGCATGTCGCGCAGGGCGAGGACGGCCCGACCCTGCGCTGCGTCGCCACCGATGGCCACCGGCTGGCGCGGATCGACGCGCCGCTGCCCTCGGGCGCCGAAGAGATGCCGGGCGTGATCGTGCCGCGCAAGACCGTGGCCGAGCTGCGCAAGCTGCTGGACGACGACGAGGCCGAGATCGCGGTTTCGGTCAGCGAGACCAAGGTGCGCTTCGCCACGCCCACCATCACCCTGACCTCGAAGGTGATCGACGGCACCTTCCCGGATTACAGCCGCGTGATCCCCTCGGCCAATGCCCGCAAGCTGGAAGTCGATGCCGGCGATTTCGCCAAGGCCGTCGACCGGGTGGCCACCGTCAGCAGCGAGCGTTCGCGGGCCGTCAAGCTGTCGCTGGACGAGGACCGGCTGGTCCTGTCGGTGAACGCCCCCGATGCCGGCGCGGCCGACGAGGAGCTGCCGGTGGCCTATGCCGACGATCCGCTGGAGATCGGCTTCAACGCCAAATACCTGCACGAGATCGCCAGCCAGATCGAGCGCGAGAATGCGGTGTTCCTGTTCAACGGCTCGGGCGACGCGGCGCTGATCCGCGAAGGCGGCGACACCAGCGCGGTTTATGTCGTCATGCCGATGCGCGTGTGACGCTGACCCGGCTGCACCTGACCCAGTTCCGCAGCTGGGCCAGGCTGGAGATCGAGGCCGATCGCCGCCCCGTCGCCATCCACGGTCCGAACGGGGCGGGCAAGACCAATATCCTGGAAGCCATCTCGATGCTGTCGCCCGGCCGCGGCATGCGCGGCGCCGCGCCCGGCGACCAGGCCCGCAAGGGGCCGGATGTCGGCTGGCAGATCCGCGCCCGGATCGGCGAGCATGAGGTCCTGACCCGCGCCCTACCCGGCGAGCGGCGCGAGGTGGTGATCGACGACAGGCCCGCGACGCAGATCGCGCTTGGCGGGCTGATGCGGCTGATCTGGCTGACCCCGGCCATGGACCGGCTGTGGACCGACGCGCCGGAACAGCGGCGGCGCTTTCTCGACCGCGTGACGCTGAGCTTCACCCCCGGCCATGCCGAAGATGCGCTGGCCTATGACAAGGCCATGCGCGAGCGCAACCGGCTGCTCAAGGACGAGATCCGCGACCCCGGCTGGTATCGCGCGCTGGAGGCGCAGATGGCCGAGACCGGGGCGGCGGTGACGCGCAACCGGCTGGACGCCATCGCCCGGATCATGGCGGCGCAGGACGGGGCCGGGACCGCCTTTCCCTCGGCCAGCCTGACCCTGCTGCCGGGCGAGGGGTTCGCCTGCGATCCCGATCCCGACAGCATCGCCGCCCGGCTGGCCGAGGGCCGCAGCCGCGACATGGCCGCCGGCCGCACCCTGACCGGCCCGCATCGCGCCGACCTGGGCGCGCATTGGGGGCCGCAGGCCATGCCCGCGGCGCTGTCCTCGACCGGCGAGCAGAAGGCGCTGCTTCTGTCGCTGGTCCTCGCCAATGCCCGGGCGCTGGGGGGCGAAACTCCGGTGCTGCTGCTTGACGAGGTGGCGGCGCATCTGGACGCCGAGCGCCGCGCCGCGCTTTACGACGAGATCTGCGCGCTTGGCGCCCAGAGCTGGCTGACCGGCACCGGGCCGGAACTGTTCGAGGCGCTGCACGGCCGGGCGCAATTCCTGGCGATCGAGCGGCAAGGTGAGACTTCGACCCTCGCAATGGGTATCTGAGGAGCAAAGAAGCCGGTTTCACGTCGATTTGAGTATTTGGGAAACGGTGAAGCTCAGGGGTCGAGCATCAAGTCCACCAGTTCGAACCGGCTCACGTCGACGATGCCGAGATCCGAGATCCGCAGTTCCGGGATCACCACCAGCGCCAGCAGCGAATGCTGCATATAGGCGTTGTTGAGCGTGCAGCCGCAATCCTGCATCGCCTTGACGATGGCCTGCGCGGCCTCGGCCACCTCCTCGGCCGGGCGGTCGGACATCAGCCCGGCGATGGGCAGCGGCACGGTCGCCAGTTCCTCGCCGTCGCGGAACACGGTGACGCCGCCGCCGATCCCGCCCAGGTGGTTCGCGGCCGCCGCCATGCTGTCGCGATCCGTGCCGACGACGATCATGTGGTGGCTGTCATGCGCCACGGTCGAGGCGACCGCCATCCGGCCCCGGTAGCCGAAGCCCGAGACGAAGCCGTTCACCACGCCGCCCGTCGCCCGGTGCCGTTCGACCAGGGCGATGTGGCAGGTGTCGCCCTGCCCCTCGATCACGCCGTCGCGGATCGGCAGCTCGGCGGTCAGCGCACGGGTCGGCGCCTGGTTTTCGACCACGCCGATGACACGGACGCGGGTGCTGGCGCCCGTGGCGCGGACCTCGAAATCCGGGGCGGCGAGGCGCTTGCCCAGATGCACCGAGTTGCGCGCCGCCTCGGGCCAGGCGATGCGCGGGCAATCGACCAGCAGCCTGCCGGCTTCCGCCACCAGCCGGCCTTGGGCGATCACCGCCTCGATGGGCAGGGTCCGCAGCTCCGAGGTCAGGATCACATCCGCCCGCCGGCCCGGGGTGATGCTGCCCAGCTCGCGTTCCAGCCCGAAATGCTGCGCCGCATTGATGGTCGCCATCTGGATCGCCACCAGCGGATCGCAGCCGCAGTCGATGGCGTGGCGCACCACCCGGTTCATGTGGCCCTCATGGACCAGCGTGCCGGAATGGCTGTCATCGGTGCAGAGGATGAAGAAGCGCGGATCGAGCCCCTTTTCGGTGATCGCGGTGATCTGGCTTGCCACGTCATACCAGGCCGAGCCGAGGCGCATCATGCAGCCCATGCCCTGCCGCACGCGGGCGATGCCCTGCGCCTCGGTCGTGGTCTCGTGATCGTCGTTGGCACCGCCGGCGACATAGGCGTGGAAGGGCCGGCCGAGGTCGGGGCTGGCGTAATGCCCGCCCACCGTCTTGCCGGCGGCGCGGGTCGCCGCGATCTCGGCCAGCATCTGCGGGTCGCCCGCGGCCACGCCGGGAAAGTTCATCATCTCGCCCAGGCCGACGATGCCGTCCCAGCCCATGGCCTGCGCCACCTCGCCCTCGGTGATCGGCTGGCCGGTGGTTTCCAGCCCCGGCGCCGAGGGCGCGCAGCTGGGCATCTGCGTGAACATGCTGATCGGCTGGAGCAGCGATTCGTCGCGCATCAGCCGCACGCCCTCCAGCCCCAGCACATTGGCGATCTCGTGCGGGTCGTGGAAGATCGTCGTGGTGCCGTGCGGGATCACCGCCGCCGCGAAGCCGGCAGGCGTCAGCATCCCCGATTCGACATGCATATGCGCGTCGATCAGGCCCGGGACCATGAAGCGGCCCGCGGCCTCGATCACCTGCGTATCGGGGCCGATCGAGGATCCGGCATCGGGGCCGACATAGGCCACCCGGCCATCGGCCACCGCCAGGTCGATCCCCGGGATCACCTCGCGCGCATGGACATTGACCCATTGCCCGCCCCGGATCACCAGATCGGCCGGGGCACGCCCCGCCGCCACCTCGACCAGCCGGGCCTGTGATTGGGTCCACGGTTTCAACATGCCTGCCTCCTTGTTCATCGCCCCCAGATTGCGGCAGGGTGGCGCGGAAGGAAAGGCGGCGCGATGGAATGGAGCGGCGAGGCCAGCGTGATGGCGCAGCAAAGGCACGGCGAAAGCGCCGTGATCCTGACCGTGCTGACGCGCGACGCGGGGCTGATCCGCGGCCTCGTTCCCGGCGGCGCCAGCACCAAGCGCGCCGCCATGCTGCAACCGGGCAACCGGATCAGCCTGCGCTGGCGGGCGCGGCTGGAGGAGCAGCTGGGCACCTTCGCCGTCGAACCGGCGCGGGCGCGGCCGGGGCTGCTGGGGGGCGCCGATGCGCTGGCCGGGGTGAACGCGGTCACGGCGCTGCTGACCTATGCCCTGCCCGAGCGCGACCCGCATCCGCGCCTGGCCGACGCGACCGAGGCGCTGCTGGACCTGATGGATGCGGGCGGGAACTGGGCCGAGGCCTATCTGCGCTGGGAAATGCGGCTTCTGGACGAACTGGGCTTCGGCCTCGACCTGGCCAGCTGCGCGGTGACCGGCTCGCGCGAGGGGCTGGCCTATGTCAGCCCGCGCTCGGGCCGGGCGGTTTCGGCCCAGGCGGCGGGGGAATGGGCGCCGCGGCTGCTGCCCTTGCCGGCCATGCTGGGCGGGCGCGGCAATGGCGGCATCGAGGATGCGCTGGCCCTGACCGGGCATTTCCTGCGATCGCGGCTGGCCGAGGCGCATGCGGGCAAGCCGTTGCCGCCCGCCCGCGCCCGGCTGGTCGCCCGGCTTATCGCGTCGCCGCCCGCCAGCGGATGGTGACGCCGGGGCCGGTCATCACCAGTTCGCCGCCCTCGCGCCTTGCCTCGCGCACCGCGCCGAGCGCCTGGAAGAAGGCGTGTTCGCCGCCCTCCTGCAGGCAGGCGCGGCGGGTGGTGGCCAGCGCGCCCAGGTCCAGCGCCGGCAATGCGGCGTTGTTGCGGCCGGTGAACAGGTTGCAGGGCCCCTGCCCCGAGACCGTGCCATCCTCGGCGATATGCAGGCTGGGCGTGCCCGAGACCTCAAGGCCCTCCACCGCGATCAGCGTGTATGCGCCGGGGATCGGCGCCACCTCGGAATCCGGCATGCAGCCAGCCAGCGTCAGGACCAGGGCCAGGATCGGCATTCGCATCGCTTGCCCTCCTCGGGTCGGGTCATTCCTTGCGATAGCCCGGCTCGTAGGTCAGATAGGTCGGCCCCTTGATGGTCAGCACGCCGCCCTCGTAGGTGATGCCATTGGCCGCCGACAGCGCCTGGAAGTAGCGCGATTCCAGCCGTCCGGCCAGCCCGCTGCAGCCCATCTGGGACGTGGTCAGCGGCCCAAGCGCGAAGGCCGGCGGCTCGGCGTTCTGCTTGGCCGAGTAATGGTTGCAGGGCGCCTGACCCGAGATCGAGCCGTCCGCCTCGATGGTCATGCCGACATTGCGCTGCGGCACGGTATCGGAACCGATGCCGACCAGCACATAGGGGCCGGTCGGGATATTGGCGCCGGGCGTGTCCGAGGCGGTCGAGGTCGGCTCGCAGGCGGCAAGGCCGAGCGTGGCGGCAATTGCCGCCGAAATCATCGGGATGCGGGTCATGGGCAGCTCCGTTCTGTTCTCTTGCCGCCATAATGCCCTAACGCCCCCCGCTGTCCAGCCGGGCCCGGTATTTCCTCCTGCCCCAGTAACCTGCATGCAATAGCTGCGCTCTGCCCCACGGTTTACCCCGGCGCAACGCCATGGCCGCCATGGACCCGCGGCCCCTTCCCGGCCGCCGGCTTGACGCCCCGCCCGGCATCGGACAGGTTGCGCCTGCCTCCGGGCGAATGCGCAAGGCAGGGGATGCACAAGAGTTTCAGCGAATTGATGCGGCGCCGGCGCTCGGTCCGGGCCTATCGCGACGAGCCGGTCCCGCGCGCCACGGTCGAGGAGATCTGCCGCCTCGCCCGCACCGCACCCAGCGGGGCGAACCTGCAGCCCGGGCGCTTTCACATCCTGACCGGAACCGCGCTTGCCGATCTGGTGCGCGGCCTTCAGGCGGCCATCGATGCCGGCCTGCCCGAGACGGCGGAATATTCCTATTTCCCCGACCCCATGCCCGCGACGCTGAAGGCGCGGCAGCGGGCGGCGGGCTATGCGCTTTACCAGGCGCTGGGGATCGCCCGGCGCGATCTGGAGGGGCGCCGCCGGCAGTTCCGGCGCAACTATGCCTTTTTCGGCGCGCCGGTGGGCGTGGTGGTGACCATCGACCGGGCCATGGGCAAGGGCTGCTTCATGGACCTGGGGATGAGCCTGATGGGCTTCCTGCTGGCCGCCGAGGCGCAGGGGCTGGGGGCGACCGGCATCGGCGCGCTGGCCAATTACGGCCCCACCGTCCACCGCCTGCTGGACCTGCCCGGGGACGAGATGGTGGTCTGCGGCATCGCCTTGGGCTGGCCGGACCCGGACGCGCCCGAGAACCGCCTGCGCACCGGGCGCGAGGACCTGCCGGCCTATACCAGCTTCCGCGGCTTCTAGCCCGGCGGCTTCGACGGCCCGGCGGGCGCGCTTTGGAGCAGACCGCCCATCGCCCGCAAGAACCCGCGCCGGGGGCGCGACATCCTCTGACCGGGCAGGCATGGCCTGCAGGGCGGCGTCGACCGGCGCCGGCCCGGTTTCTCGGCCATTGAGCCGCCGGGCGTTCCCCGAACCGCGGTCCCGGCCCGCCTTGGCTTCGGCCTAGTCCAGCCGCTCCAGCACCGCGGCGCTGCCCAGCCCGCCGGCGGCGGCGATGGCGGCAAGGCCGCGCTGGCCGGGGCGGTCCAGCTCGTGCACCAGCCGCACCAGATTGATCGCGCCCGAGGCGCCGATGGGATGGCCGCGCGCCAGCGCGCCGCCGCCGCGATTGATCGCGGCCTCGGGCAGGCCGGCCAGCCGGGCGCAGGCGATGGCCTGCACCGCGAAGGCCTCCATCAGCTCGACGGCCGAAAGGGCCTCGGGCTTCAGCCCGGCCGCATCCAGCGCCGCGCGGATCGCGGGGACCGGTGCCAGCCCGGGCAGCTCGGGATCGGCGCCCAGCGTCGCCCCCGCCAGAATGCGCATCCGCGGCGCCGCCAGCCGCCGCGCCACGGCCCCCGAGACCAGCAGGCAGAACCCCGCGCCATCGGCCGCCGCGGCGGTATTGGCGGCGGTGACGCTGCCCGCCAGCACCGGCGCGCGGGCGCAGGTGCGCAGGGTCATGCGCCGTGCGAAGGGGTCGGCGCCGATGCCGGCCAGCGGGGTGATCTCGGCCCGCATCCGGTCCTGCGCGGCCAATGCGCGGGCATGGCTGGCGACGGTCCAGGCGTCCTGTTCCGCCCGCCCGATGCCCAGCCGCCGCGCGATGGCCTCGGCCGCCTCGGCCATGTCCGGGTCGCGGTCCGGCCAGGGCGTGAAGGGCGGCTGGTCATAGGCCACGGGCGGGCCGCCGGCCGGATCGCTGTGCAGCCGCAGCGGCCGGCGCGAATAGCTTTCCGCGCCGCCGGCGAGGACGACCTGATGCCGGCCGGCGCGGATCAGCGCCTCGGCCAGCAGCACCGCATCCATGCCGCCGCAGCATTGCCGGTCGATGGAAAGCCCCGCCACCCGCTCGGGCAGCCCCGCCGCCAGCGCCGCGACGCGGGCCGGATTGCCGCCCGCCCCCAGAGCGTTGCCCAGCACCAGTTCGTCGACATCGCCAGGCGCCAGTCCGGCATCGCGCAGCAGGTCGCGGATCACCGGGGCGGCAAGCTGGTGGACCTCCAGCGCCCGTAACGCGCCGCCGCGCGGCACCACCGGGCTGCGCCGGGCCGCGACGATGAAGGCCTCGCTCATGGCGGGGCGCCGACCAGCCGGGCCAGGGCCGCGAGATCCGGCTTGTCCGACCCCAGCAGCGGCAGGTGCGGCAGAAACAGGATGCGGCGCGGGGCGGCGTGATCGCCCAGCCCGTCCCGGCAGGCGCGGCGCAGCCGGGCGGCCAGAGCCTCGTCCTCGGCGCCTTCGACCACGGCGACGACGGCATGGCCGCGCCGCGCATCGGGAACCGCCAGCGCCGCGCAGAGTCCGGCGCCCGCCGCCGCCAGGGCGGCCTCGACATCCTCAAGGAACAGGTTCTGGTCGGCCACCGTCACCATGCGGCTTTCCCGGCCGCGCAGGAACAGGTTGCCCCGCGCGGCCAGCCGGCCGATATCGCCGGTGAACAGGTAGCCGCCGCGGCGCGGCGGCGGCGGCAGGTCGGGCTCGGCATAGCCCTCGCACAGATAGGGGCTGGCGACGCCGATCCGGCCCTCGTCATCCAGCCGCAGCCGCACCCCGGGATAGGCGCGGCCGACCGAGCCCTAGGGCGTGCCGGCATCGGCGATGGTGATGAAGCTGGTCTCGGAGGCGCCGTAGAATTCGCGGATCGCGGCATTCGGGCACAGTGCCGCCATCCCCGCCCGGCAGGCCGCATCCAGCTTGCCGCCGCCGCAGAACACATGCGTCAGCGCCGGCAGCCCGCCCGGCCCCGCCGCCAGCAGCAGCCGCCGCAACTGGCTGGGCGTGGCGTAAAGCACCGTCACGCCCGCCTCGGCCAGCTGCCAGACCTGGCTGCGCGGACCGTCCCCGGCCAGAACCAGCAGCCCTGCGCCCAGATGCAGCGCCTCCAGCGCGGCGTAAAGCGCCAGCGAATGGCCAAGCTGGCCCAGAACGGCATAGTGGTCGCGGGCCGACAGGCCGAAGGCGGCGCGGTTGACCTCGAAGCTGGCGATCCATGAGCCATGGCTGCGCCGGATGGTCTTGACCCGCCCGCCCGAGCCCGAGCTCTGGCAGCAGAGCGTCGGCGCGGGTGCGGGACCGGCAGGGCGGATGCCCGTCAGGCTCGCATGGATCGACAGGCCGCGCGCCAGACAGTCGAGCAGCGCGGCGACCGCCGCCGCATTCTGCCCGCGCGCGCCGCAGCCCAGCATCGCGCCCGGCCGGGCGGGGGCAAAGCCCTGGCCCGCCGCCCCGGTCACAGCCGCGTCTGGGCCCCGTCGGCGTCGGCGCGATGCCAGGCCAGCGTCTGCGGCCGCACCCGGGCCAGCGCCTGCACCAGCATGCCGGTGATCGCCGCCTTCAGAAGATCGCCGGGGATGAAGACCGCGACCAGCCCGAAGGCCTCGGCCAGGCCCTTGCCGCTGACGACGGCCAGCCCGGCCGCGCCGAGCACATAGAGCACCAGGATGCCGCCGAAGACCGCGCCCAGCCCCGCCGCAAGCCCAGCCGAGCGCAGCCGGACATGTTCGACGAACAGCCCGGTCGCGAAGGCCGCGACCGGAAAGCCCAGTGCGAAGCCCGCCGTGGGCGAGACGAAGACGCCAAGGCCCCCGCGGCCCCCGGCCAGCAGCGGCAGGCCAAGCGCGACCAGCAGCAGGAACAGCCCCGCCGCCGCCGCGCCGCGCCGCGCACCCAGCACCGCGCCGGCCAGCATAACGCCCAGCGTCTGCGCGGTGATCGGCACGCCGAAGCCCAGGGTGATCTGCGGCACCAGCCCCAGCGCCGCGATCATCGCGGCGAAAAGCGCGATCTGCGCGATATTGCGTTCCATGCGGTTACTCCGATCCTGAGGGTCCAAGGGCGCCGCCCCGCGCCCGCAAAGCTTCGCCGACATGATCGGCGTCGTCCAGTGCCTGCAGGGTCAGCGGCAGGATCAGCCGCCAGCCCGGCCGGCGACGAGAGCGGGCGCGCCACGCCTCGGCCAGCGTCTCGGCGCGCAAGACGAGGACGGGCGTGAAGCGGATGACCAGCGGCACGGCGATCTCCAGCGCCCCGGTCGGCAGGCCCATCCGGCGCAGCGGCGCGGTCAGGCGGCGGATCAGCGCCACCAGATCCTCGAGCGGCGTGGTCATGGTGACCAGATTGGCCAGGGCGACCAGCGTGACCATGCGCAGGGTGATCAGCAGGCCCTGGCGCATGTCGCCGGTCAGCGCGTGCCATGCCAGCAGAATGACGACAAAGGGCAGCACGACGCGCAGGCTGCCCAGACCGGCGCGCAGGAAGACCGGCCCGGGCGCGGCGTAAAGCGCCAGCACCGCCGCCAGCGCCCCGGCATGGACGGCAAGGCCCGGGACCAGGAACAGCCCGGTCGAGGCCAGGCACAGCGCCCCCAGCTTCAGCCCCGCAGGCCAGCGATGGGCGCGGGTCTCAACCGGCGAGGTCAGCGATATCATCGAGGTCCCCCAGCCGGATCATCTCGGCGGTGAAGTCGGGCAGCACCGCGGCGGGTGCGCCCTGCGCGACGATGCGGCCGCGATCCAGCCAGAACAGCTCGTCGCAGCCCTCCAGATCGCCCGGCTCGTGCGAGATGTGCAAAAGCCGCGTTTCCGCTCGGTGCAGATAGCGGCCGAGCTGGCG contains these protein-coding regions:
- a CDS encoding energy-coupling factor transporter transmembrane protein EcfT, encoding MISLTSPVETRAHRWPAGLKLGALCLASTGLFLVPGLAVHAGALAAVLALYAAPGPVFLRAGLGSLRVVLPFVVILLAWHALTGDMRQGLLITLRMVTLVALANLVTMTTPLEDLVALIRRLTAPLRRMGLPTGALEIAVPLVIRFTPVLVLRAETLAEAWRARSRRRPGWRLILPLTLQALDDADHVGEALRARGGALGPSGSE